In Nostoc piscinale CENA21, the genomic stretch ACGTTTATAAATAAAAGACATTTTTGTACAATTAAAAATTAAAAAACAAAATAGCAGGTGAATAGCCTGCCATATCAAATTATCTCACTGTCATAAAGAGAGTTATCAATTTAAGGGATAATATATGTCTTCAGAACTAGGGTTTAAGTAAGGGCGTTGCAAGTCAACTGAGTGGAGGGCAAAATGTTTCTCAATAGAGTGCATTCTTTCTTCAATGGCATCTTTACCTTTTTGCCATACTTCCAGTAAAGCATGAGCGACAATTTGGCAACGGTTCATACCAAAACTTTCTTGAATGGCGAATTTTTGAATTGGTTCTTCGGCTAAACTTAGTCCTGGGGCTAAAAACTTGGTAAATAAAGGTATTTCTGGCTGAAAATAAGATTGATGTTCTTTATAGACAGCCTGGAGAATTTGGTGAATTGCTGGGTAGTCTTCCCGTTCAAAGTACAGTAAGCCGGAGTCGTAGCGTCCGTAGGCTCTAGGATTGTACAGCACTTGAAAAGTAAAAGGAAGAGACACTTGGTTGAGATGTTGCGTCAGACTATCCATGAGTGCGATCGCCCCATCTGCCGTAATATTAAAATAAATTCTCCCGGTTCCCAATTCTGTATCTATACTCTGCTGTTCTTGTCCCACATCACTAACCGCTACATAACAGCCATTTTGCAAGTGATTTTTCGGCATCCAAATAGACACTGACTCACCCGGTTTGGCAGATTTGCTCTGAGGTTTGAGATGGCAATCTGGTTCAATATATAATGTCAAACCGGATTTTGTTA encodes the following:
- a CDS encoding T3SS effector HopA1 family protein, with translation MLDTSTNSLLNSLFDIAKNIQIESNFSIHHPEYQTFALPAKVAERFRQNSTALQQKYLTLLLRNFLYGIYYNGSLQNALTVNADTSNCLPQQNLANHPHLGIDWEFYAQLHTNNHGKGYFDSSWQVLRQEPDGSMAVTKSGLTLYIEPDCHLKPQSKSAKPGESVSIWMPKNHLQNGCYVAVSDVGQEQQSIDTELGTGRIYFNITADGAIALMDSLTQHLNQVSLPFTFQVLYNPRAYGRYDSGLLYFEREDYPAIHQILQAVYKEHQSYFQPEIPLFTKFLAPGLSLAEEPIQKFAIQESFGMNRCQIVAHALLEVWQKGKDAIEERMHSIEKHFALHSVDLQRPYLNPSSEDIYYPLN